One segment of Parvularcula sp. IMCC14364 DNA contains the following:
- a CDS encoding acetylglutamate kinase → MTESAETIRQTVVELLSHVSGSKEVRTYLQRFAGLDAERFGIIKIGGAILEEQLEETAAALAFLHQVGLTPVVIHGGGPQLDRAMAEAGLVPEKIDGLRVTTPEVLEVARKVFLAQNLRLVEAVRARGVEAHTLNAGVIEADYLDQQRFGLVGQATGIQQDLIRSVIASGAVPILTCLGVTPGGQIVNINGDAVVTALVHVLQPMKIIFLSGAGGLLDDGGEIIDTINLTTDYEPLMQADWLHSGMRLKLEEIRKLLGDLPLESSVSITRPQELVRELFTHGGSGTYIRQGEGIVEYTDRTAIDGVRLSALVEESFSRQLKPDWWDGLDLRQAIITEQYRAAAVVTTLPGGGVPYLDKFAVAESARGEGLAKGVWQQLERAEPHFFLRSRKDNGFNDFYHNQTDGAVRRGEWVVFWRGDVDLVSAAQTIDRIAALPESFD, encoded by the coding sequence ATGACGGAATCTGCCGAGACTATCAGACAGACTGTTGTCGAGCTGCTCTCTCATGTGAGTGGCTCGAAAGAGGTGCGCACCTATCTGCAGCGTTTTGCCGGGCTTGATGCCGAGCGTTTTGGCATTATCAAGATCGGCGGTGCAATTCTGGAAGAGCAGCTGGAAGAAACTGCCGCGGCACTTGCCTTCCTGCATCAGGTCGGATTGACACCCGTGGTGATCCATGGCGGCGGGCCGCAGCTGGACAGGGCGATGGCGGAAGCCGGGCTGGTACCGGAGAAGATCGACGGCTTGCGGGTCACAACCCCAGAGGTGCTGGAGGTGGCGCGCAAGGTCTTCCTTGCCCAGAATCTCAGGCTGGTCGAAGCGGTGCGCGCGCGGGGGGTTGAGGCGCATACGTTGAATGCCGGTGTTATTGAAGCTGATTATCTGGATCAGCAGCGCTTCGGGCTGGTGGGGCAGGCGACCGGTATCCAGCAGGATCTGATCCGCTCCGTGATTGCCTCCGGTGCAGTGCCGATCCTGACCTGCCTTGGCGTTACGCCGGGCGGGCAGATCGTCAATATCAATGGCGATGCGGTTGTCACGGCGCTGGTACATGTCCTGCAGCCGATGAAAATCATCTTCCTGTCCGGTGCCGGCGGCTTGCTGGATGACGGGGGTGAAATCATCGACACGATCAATCTGACCACTGATTACGAGCCGTTGATGCAGGCTGACTGGCTGCATTCCGGGATGCGTCTGAAGCTGGAGGAAATCCGCAAGCTGCTGGGGGATCTGCCGCTTGAAAGCTCGGTGTCGATCACCCGCCCGCAGGAGCTGGTGCGAGAGCTGTTTACCCATGGCGGCTCGGGCACCTATATCCGTCAGGGCGAGGGCATTGTTGAGTACACAGATCGCACCGCGATTGACGGTGTGCGCTTGAGTGCTCTTGTCGAAGAGAGTTTCAGTCGGCAACTGAAACCTGACTGGTGGGATGGTCTTGATCTGCGACAGGCAATTATCACCGAACAATATCGGGCTGCTGCGGTGGTGACGACCCTGCCGGGCGGGGGTGTGCCATATCTCGACAAGTTTGCGGTGGCAGAAAGCGCGCGGGGTGAAGGTCTCGCCAAGGGTGTATGGCAGCAGCTTGAACGGGCCGAACCACACTTTTTCCTCCGCTCCCGGAAAGATAATGGTTTCAATGATTTCTATCATAACCAGACGGACGGGGCTGTGCGCCGGGGGGAGTGGGTTGTCTTCTGGCGCGGCGATGTTGACCTTGTCTCTGCCGCGCAGACGATTGACCGGATAGCTGCATTGCCCGAGAGTTTTGACTGA
- a CDS encoding DUF4199 domain-containing protein has protein sequence MIRIALTYGAIAGAVIITSMVIGFALSDGKGFGSSQILGYLFMIVALSLIFIGIKRYRDRDLGGVISFGKAFQLGLLISLVASVAYIICWEAYLAATDYSFITTYVDGLLAKYEAEGMPADEIARKAEELQQINEMYQNPLTRILITFTEIFPVALIVTLVSAAILRNPKVLPARG, from the coding sequence ATGATACGTATCGCACTGACCTACGGCGCTATTGCCGGGGCCGTTATCATCACCAGTATGGTGATCGGGTTTGCGCTGTCTGACGGGAAGGGGTTCGGCTCGTCCCAGATACTTGGCTATCTGTTCATGATCGTGGCGCTGTCGCTGATCTTCATTGGCATCAAGCGCTATCGCGACAGGGATCTGGGTGGGGTAATCTCTTTTGGCAAGGCGTTTCAGCTGGGCCTGTTGATCTCGCTGGTGGCCAGCGTTGCCTACATCATCTGCTGGGAGGCGTATCTTGCCGCCACGGATTACAGCTTCATCACGACATATGTTGATGGCTTGCTGGCAAAATACGAAGCAGAGGGGATGCCGGCTGATGAGATTGCCCGCAAGGCAGAAGAGCTGCAGCAGATCAATGAGATGTACCAGAACCCGCTGACGCGCATCCTTATCACCTTTACGGAAATCTTTCCGGTCGCGCTGATCGTGACACTGGTGTCCGCCGCAATCCTGCGCAACCCGAAAGTGCTGCCAGCACGCGGTTAA
- a CDS encoding DctP family TRAP transporter solute-binding subunit, giving the protein MRGLVRTIIFILISAALVSPAAAQRDITIRLAHVDGAEWQKSKKGAAAEIFKNIVENETDITVQLFPAKALGDEDDLVQQAQEGTAQIVIVSAALSKLCKPAYVLDIPYTFTSAPVAWDVLDGPFGAELAATCLERTGLRTLAFGETGFRNFTNSKRPVKTPADLKGLKIRVQPIPLYIEMVKALGAEPTPIAWSELPNALTTGVADGQENPVGTIYNNNLHKLQDYMILDGHNYAVDFILINDEFYQYLPEKDRAVVARAARIAGTMSRAIQQFNTAESLSTVIEEGMEVHVPTQEELGQFRARARPAVIAWLEQELGDDADWITRLEAAVSAASD; this is encoded by the coding sequence ATGAGGGGCCTGGTTCGCACGATCATATTTATCCTGATATCCGCTGCACTGGTCAGTCCGGCAGCGGCGCAGCGGGATATCACCATCCGTCTGGCGCATGTGGATGGCGCAGAATGGCAGAAGTCCAAAAAGGGTGCCGCGGCGGAAATTTTCAAGAATATTGTCGAGAATGAAACAGATATCACGGTGCAGCTGTTTCCCGCAAAAGCCCTGGGCGATGAAGATGATCTGGTGCAACAGGCTCAGGAAGGCACAGCCCAGATTGTGATTGTGTCTGCCGCCCTCTCAAAGCTTTGCAAGCCGGCCTATGTGCTGGACATACCCTACACCTTTACCAGTGCGCCGGTCGCATGGGATGTTCTGGACGGGCCTTTTGGGGCGGAACTCGCAGCAACCTGCCTGGAGCGTACAGGCCTGCGCACGCTGGCCTTTGGTGAAACAGGCTTCCGCAACTTCACCAACAGCAAACGCCCGGTGAAAACACCTGCGGACCTCAAGGGTTTGAAAATCAGGGTACAGCCCATTCCGCTCTATATCGAAATGGTCAAGGCCCTTGGCGCAGAGCCCACACCGATTGCGTGGTCTGAACTGCCCAATGCCCTCACCACCGGCGTGGCTGACGGCCAGGAGAACCCCGTCGGGACAATCTATAACAACAACCTGCACAAGTTGCAGGACTACATGATCCTTGACGGCCACAATTACGCGGTTGATTTTATTCTGATCAATGATGAATTCTACCAATACCTGCCGGAGAAAGACCGGGCTGTCGTCGCCCGCGCGGCACGCATTGCCGGGACCATGAGCCGCGCGATCCAGCAGTTCAATACGGCAGAGAGCCTGTCCACCGTCATCGAGGAAGGCATGGAGGTGCATGTTCCAACGCAGGAAGAACTGGGACAGTTCCGGGCCCGCGCGCGCCCTGCTGTGATTGCCTGGCTGGAACAGGAGCTGGGCGACGATGCGGACTGGATCACCAGACTTGAAGCAGCCGTCAGCGCGGCCAGCGACTGA
- a CDS encoding oxidoreductase codes for MQRFGINGWRVEDMPDVSGRRYAITGGNSGIGFEAARVLAGAGAEVIILCRSPEKADKAVAQIKAEAPQADIRAIGLDLADLSSVAQAASLLTKETDSIDGLLLNAGIMMPPKREVTQDGFEMQIGVNHLGHFALAGQLFPLVEKAQGRIVSVASIAHKYGRKRINFKDLQSEKSYNPVLAYSQSKLANLLFTHAVSRRLKKADSAVVAAACHPGYSATNLQFTGPGKLWKPAFGLMNIIFAQSAKYGAYPTLLAATDPKARSGGYYGPTGFQDMGGPVRETEPETFARDNKAADQLWQVSEELTRFSW; via the coding sequence ATGCAGCGTTTTGGGATCAATGGCTGGCGGGTCGAGGACATGCCGGATGTGTCGGGCAGGCGCTATGCCATTACAGGCGGGAATAGCGGGATCGGCTTTGAAGCGGCGCGTGTTCTTGCCGGTGCCGGGGCAGAGGTTATCATCCTCTGCCGTAGTCCGGAAAAAGCCGACAAGGCTGTCGCCCAAATCAAGGCAGAAGCCCCACAAGCTGATATTCGCGCGATCGGACTTGATCTTGCCGACCTGTCTTCTGTGGCACAGGCAGCCAGCCTGCTGACGAAAGAGACAGACAGCATTGATGGCCTGCTGCTCAATGCCGGGATCATGATGCCGCCCAAGCGTGAAGTGACGCAGGACGGGTTTGAAATGCAGATCGGTGTCAATCATCTTGGGCATTTTGCGCTTGCCGGTCAGTTGTTCCCGCTGGTGGAAAAGGCGCAAGGGCGCATTGTCAGCGTCGCAAGTATTGCCCATAAATATGGGCGCAAGCGGATCAATTTCAAGGATCTGCAATCAGAGAAATCCTATAATCCTGTTCTGGCCTATTCGCAGAGCAAACTGGCCAACCTTCTTTTCACTCATGCAGTGAGCAGACGCCTGAAAAAGGCGGACAGTGCTGTTGTCGCGGCCGCCTGCCACCCCGGCTATTCTGCGACCAACCTGCAGTTTACCGGGCCTGGCAAACTGTGGAAGCCTGCCTTTGGCCTGATGAATATCATCTTCGCCCAGAGCGCAAAATACGGTGCCTACCCCACATTGTTGGCGGCAACAGACCCGAAAGCCAGGAGCGGCGGCTATTATGGCCCGACCGGTTTTCAGGATATGGGTGGCCCGGTCCGCGAGACAGAACCTGAAACTTTTGCCCGCGACAATAAAGCCGCCGATCAACTCTGGCAGGTATCCGAAGAACTGACCCGTTTTTCTTGGTAA
- a CDS encoding heme NO-binding domain-containing protein, giving the protein MKGIVFTELMELVEDAQSPAFLQEAINEADLPSGGAYTSVGTYPVCEMGALVQALSQKMSVPVTDLMKTFGKHLFGRFAHIYPQFFADSSDAFSFLASIEDHIHKEVLKLYPDAELPSFEVTEHSANRFVMIYNSSRHLGDVCEGLIVGCLEYFAEPASVTRKVLADDAVSRIEFTIVKN; this is encoded by the coding sequence ATGAAAGGTATCGTTTTTACCGAGTTGATGGAACTTGTTGAGGATGCGCAGTCGCCTGCCTTTCTTCAGGAAGCCATCAATGAAGCCGACCTCCCGTCGGGTGGGGCTTATACGTCAGTTGGGACCTATCCCGTTTGCGAGATGGGGGCACTGGTTCAGGCCTTATCCCAGAAGATGAGTGTGCCTGTAACTGATTTGATGAAAACATTCGGCAAGCATCTTTTCGGACGATTTGCGCATATCTATCCGCAGTTTTTTGCCGACAGTTCGGATGCATTCAGTTTTCTGGCCTCCATTGAGGATCATATCCACAAGGAAGTGCTGAAGTTATATCCTGATGCTGAACTGCCGTCATTTGAAGTGACAGAGCATAGCGCGAACCGTTTTGTGATGATCTATAATTCCAGCCGGCACCTTGGTGATGTCTGTGAGGGGTTGATTGTTGGTTGTCTTGAGTATTTTGCCGAGCCAGCCAGCGTGACCAGAAAAGTCCTGGCAGACGACGCTGTATCCCGCATTGAATTCACCATTGTGAAGAACTGA
- a CDS encoding tetratricopeptide repeat protein, producing the protein MRRFILSALFTAFCLSVASAQANDSRALPTFDNVKVGEAPGVSRVIVMCGRACAAQKQPDGRFYLSGVSGALDIDMREAGKFVSALNILDLRTGAVLSVDTAAPPIRSEIAPCGQTTVCVDFYHPAGTVSPDVAPASLQGNTQTRQASAPEMARRAAPEQSAPAQRSRALGDEVKSHQETVAHKQKTALLEMPADTQACTAYYQRLQQNGWDMAAYKKVALCAASAGDIARARDLFERYLKAFPDDAEAVSAYASLAPAKRNVGAAAEHNMRYGF; encoded by the coding sequence ATGCGCAGGTTCATTTTATCGGCTCTTTTCACGGCATTTTGCCTGTCTGTGGCTTCAGCACAGGCAAATGACAGCCGCGCTTTGCCGACCTTCGATAATGTAAAGGTTGGTGAGGCGCCGGGGGTATCCCGGGTGATCGTAATGTGTGGCCGGGCATGTGCCGCGCAAAAGCAGCCCGATGGGCGCTTTTATCTTTCAGGCGTGTCCGGCGCGCTGGATATTGATATGCGTGAGGCGGGAAAGTTCGTTTCTGCCCTGAATATACTTGATTTGCGCACCGGTGCTGTTCTGTCTGTCGATACAGCAGCACCGCCCATCCGTAGCGAAATTGCGCCATGTGGGCAGACGACAGTGTGCGTGGACTTTTATCATCCGGCGGGGACGGTTTCCCCGGATGTTGCCCCTGCTTCCCTGCAGGGAAATACCCAAACACGGCAAGCGTCCGCCCCTGAAATGGCGCGAAGGGCTGCACCAGAGCAGAGCGCCCCGGCCCAGCGGTCGCGCGCTTTGGGTGATGAGGTAAAGTCTCATCAAGAGACTGTGGCGCACAAGCAAAAAACGGCGCTGCTTGAGATGCCTGCTGATACGCAGGCCTGCACAGCCTATTATCAGCGACTGCAGCAGAATGGCTGGGATATGGCCGCTTACAAGAAGGTTGCCCTTTGTGCTGCATCTGCCGGTGATATAGCCCGCGCACGTGATCTTTTTGAGCGCTATCTGAAGGCCTTCCCGGATGATGCAGAGGCTGTCTCTGCCTATGCCAGTCTCGCCCCGGCAAAGCGGAATGTGGGCGCTGCTGCGGAGCATAACATGCGCTATGGCTTTTGA
- a CDS encoding response regulator transcription factor, with the protein MTRTILIYAVVMAGAAFLLEWLEFRHLTHAYSAEIYIVLIAVGFTVLGAWVGYQLTRRRVAAGFELNTAALKSLGVSAREHEVLSLLADGQSNKEIARSLEISPNTVKTHLANLYEKLSVQRRTQAIQKARELALIP; encoded by the coding sequence ATGACCAGAACAATCCTGATCTATGCCGTGGTGATGGCCGGGGCTGCTTTCCTGCTGGAATGGCTGGAATTCAGGCACCTGACCCACGCCTATTCCGCAGAGATTTACATCGTGCTGATCGCTGTAGGATTCACTGTGCTGGGGGCCTGGGTGGGGTATCAGCTGACGCGCCGGCGGGTGGCCGCTGGCTTTGAGCTGAACACGGCGGCGCTGAAGTCGCTCGGGGTCAGTGCCCGCGAACATGAAGTCTTGTCCTTGCTGGCAGACGGGCAGAGCAACAAGGAAATCGCGCGCAGTCTGGAAATTTCCCCGAATACAGTGAAAACGCATCTGGCAAATCTGTACGAGAAACTGTCGGTGCAGCGCCGCACACAGGCCATCCAGAAAGCGCGGGAGCTGGCGCTCATTCCCTGA